Sequence from the Festucalex cinctus isolate MCC-2025b chromosome 21, RoL_Fcin_1.0, whole genome shotgun sequence genome:
cgcatactgaTATGCAGCATCCTCCATGTTTAGGCAGATGCAATtgtgcagcagcaacagcagcagcaaatgTCACGAAAAAGGAGGGAACGCGGTGGGCAGGGAGTGCGGGAGTTTATGGAGGACCATGCTTGCTAGTTTTTTGAAATCTCCATGAGTCTCAatcaaggagaaaaaaaaaaaaaaaaagacagctgttgtttaaaaaatgaaagtaaGAAAAATTCTccataaatgtttttgtgttgtattgGGAAGATAATGCAATTACATGCAAAAAGTTCAGGATGTTGAACATTTGGGTgaaatttcaaaacaaactaaaacgtGCCTCGCAATATATTACGTTCATTTTAGTGAGCACGCTTGGATCTGATAACACTCacatcaaatcatctttcccctttTAAATCAACAGAAACTCAAGTAATCTGTTCCTGCccctataaaacatggaacacgttttttttgttagaaaagttGTGCTCAATAGTACTGTATTTCATAAAAATACACAGGACACCTGCTATTtgggggtgtgtgggggggggggttcctgCAAATAATGGCATATCACAAATATGCGGCGGTCTGTAACCCTTTCCTACCTCCtacccctccccaaaaaaaaaaaaaaaaaaaaaaaaaaaaaaaaaaaaagtatatattttttttaatcatttttccgAAGAAAAACTACACTCagcagtactgtactgtacataacTTACAaaagggggcaaaaaaaataaaataaataagtgatccaaaaaaaccaaacaaaaaacaaacaaaaaaacactgtacTTAATGGATTGTCCTTCCATGTTCTTCTTCTGAGGGCTTGATTGGCAAAGCAGTTGGATGGTGCAGTAGCGCCACCAATTGATACTATCCTTACACTGCAAGGAAAGCAAAGCGAATTGATGGCTGCTGGAAGTTGTGACATTTGCGGCCATCTTATCGGAAGGAGTTTAAAGTGaagcgatttaaaaaaataaataaaaaaatcagccaaGCACAGCACACAAATTGGAAAAACGCGGAGCACTCAAAGTATATCTTATCTTAATTTGACTTTTTGCTGTTCGACAACAAGTAGCTGAACAACAATATTCACAACATAAGTTGTGAGAAGTTTCAAATCAAGTTTACCAGTAAAGGTTGTAACACATTTCAGGTTGCGAGTGCAATTTCACCCAAAAGCCAATATCGAGAGCTTTTTgtgagtagtagtagtagtgtaaGTTACAGAAAAGTTGTCCCTCCACCTTTCTTTCCAATGGAGGCGAGGGACGAATGGACACACGGCGTCCACTGACAACAGCTGGACTATGGGGGGGGGCTCTTGAAAACGGATGTGGAAGTGGGTGGGAGGGCGGTTACGGGGTCTGCTGCTCAGTCGTTGGTGGTGTCCGCGTCCTCGCTAGACTGTGgaggggagtttttttttttttttttttttttttttttttaagatgaggaCACCAAATTATCCATCATCAAGGTCTGTTGAGACATTTCTGCATCCCGGTGTCAGTCTCTCAATTTTTGTCTTGGTGGcttgcacttttatttattgattttttgccTCGGCGAACAGTTTGGGTGCGTGTGGAGATTGGATTTTTACGTCGGAGGACTGGTGGGTTCTCGAGAGAGAAGTGTCCATCAACTGTCCATGTTACTGCAGTTCTCTGGGGAGACAGAACAGCACGTAtcagcatttttaaaatgggGCTTTAACTGTCAAATGACAAAACTGACATGCTTGAGGACAAGCACGATCGAAAATGGACATTTTGATTCATCCCTGATGTTAAAAGCACATTCGCCCCCTTTCCCTCGTTGTCAGTACCGTTGAGCGCGTCCGCCTCTTGTGAGTCGAGGAAGGGCGCGGGCCCCCAGATGCGCACCGTGCCGTCGTCCGAGGCGGACGCCATGAGGCCAGGGATGGTCGGGTTCCAGCTCACGCAGTTGACGGTGCGCGTGTGACCCGTCAGCTCCGCGATGGGAAGCTCCCCCCGCCGGTGCCAAATGTACACTTTGTGGTCTGGTGACAAGCAATTACAATGCATGAATGAGTAAACAAACAAGGGCTGTGCAATTTATCgaaatttaattacaattattacattccacaattacaaagctttgtaattgtctggcaaccagttcagagtgtaccccgcctactgcccgaagccagctgggataggctccagcacccccccaccccacgacccttgtgaggaataagcggttaagaaaacggatggatggatgaattacaAAGCTAGCATAAtcgtaaacagaaaaaaaagattattcctaattttgagttgtttaaatgtatatatttaaacattttttctattaaaaaataaataaaataaacatcttgtttggtacaaaaaaacaaaaaacaaaaacttgcataattagtgtttcagcgaaatttgtcttaatattttttatatgttaacattttcttgttttacgcaaaaaaaaaaaaaaaaggtcatgatttcaattaccaccaaattaatcgtgattaatagtTTCTTCGAGCAGCCCcaagacaaataaataataacagatAAAACTTACCATTGTTTTTCCATAAACTTATTATAATTTAGTTAATGGCTTGGTTGGTAACGTGGCAgaaaattgtgaatttttttgtttttgaaagtaAAAGCAAATGAGAGCAAATGTCTTTTTTGATTTAGACTAAATAATTTCAAACAATGACTaagtgattattaaaataattgtcgattaatttgaaaattggtcagatctctacaaataaatatttatttttacttcaatgaattacaaaatatacaaggttttttttccccccatctggTTGGGAAGCAACAGCACCACCCTGAGGAGAGAATGGGTACTACAGTTTACCCCACAAGGCATTTTCATACTTATTGTAGGACCAAAcgtgcaaaaacaaaataaattatggTCATCTATTATTTAATTGGAATgtattcaattatttaaatgtttatctaattatttttattttagttaatggtgcttaaaaaaatggggtacagtcatttttttctttccattctAGGGTGATATCACCAAAACAAATGTGGAGGTGCTGCACCTTCGCTGCCGCTGGCAATGAAGTCTTCATTGTGTCCTCCGAAGCAGGAGTGGATGGTGTAGAAGCCCTGGGTGACACCTTGGTATTTCCTGACCAGCACTTGGTCCTGTAGGTCCCACAAGTGCACTCCCTTTGGGAAAGGGAAAATGCACCGTCGATTACTGGACACGCGAACACGTCGACAGTCCGAAACAAGGGCGTCCACTCACCTGAGTTGCTACATTTAACACAGCTAATCTTCCGTTCTTGGAAACAGTAAAAGACATGATAGGATGGTCCTCCTGAACTCTGCCGGGGCAAACAAACCAAATCACAGCACATGAGCTATTGTGTTCACAACATATTTATCAATAAAGTTGACTGAAGCCTCTTGCTTTACGCGTACATGTTTCTGTCAGCGAGGTCCTCAAAATTGTAACCCCGAATACGTTGGTGGGTATCAGAGGCCAGCACTGTCCGGCCGTCGCTCAGGCACCACAGGCACTGCACTCTCACGCCCTCCCACGAGTCCAACAGGTTGCCGTCCAGATCCTGAGGACGCACGTGGCAAATTATGAACGATGTAAACGCGACCATGACGTGACGCCATACGTACGCATTGATAAAACTGGCCCCTCTGGCCCCCCGTAACGAAGCGTTTGCCGTCCGGGTTCCAGGCCACGCTGGTCAAACTGTCCTCGTGGGATTGCGACATCTTGGTGCGCAGCTCCCCCGTCTGGTCAAAAGGTGGCAATGGCGGGCAGAAGGAAGTGTGCAAACAGTGGGGAGGGGAGACGGGAAAAATAATAAGTAAGTGCAGGGGAGGGGTCAagaagagaagagagagagaagagaagagaagaggggtcagcaacctttactgtcaaaagagccattttaggccaaataaataaacagaaatcTGTCTGGCGCCGCAAACTATTTGACAATTGTGATGAACGAAATAGTGAGATTGTGTTAGTCAAATATACTGAGGGCCCAGAGCAGAACAGGAAAAATGCAGCATCCAACATTGACCTGtcgtcttcctttttttttttttttttttttttttatttaaatttttcttccttcattttttatttatttatttatttatttatttttaaagacttTTCTGCCTGTCAACCTTCTGGACATAGGGTAATTTTTGGCCTATTTTCTTCctgggacattttatggctattttttgctatcactttttttctacattttttgtgtacattttatggtcattttcaggACATCAACATTTGTTCTGGGACATTTTCTggttactttttaaacattttcttttgtgccTTTAttgaattttctgacatttttgacaatttcatggacattttatggtaattttctgcatttccttgccccttttggacattttagatatttaaaaaaaaaaaaaaaaaaaaaaaaaaaaaaaaaacctttttcatCTACTTTTCATCgctgtttttctgacaatttcaaaatttggactgacatttttttgaatatttaattattcattttttatttaatcattaattcatttaaagaatattttatcaatTCGTTCCTGTAGTGGTCAATGTCCGAATTGTTCaacctcaaaaacattttttacaataatgtacCGTAAATGCAATTAATCCGTTCCCAAGCTCAAAAACAGATAATTTCCATTTCAATTTCtatttatgtaaaaaacaaaaaaaacaaaaaaaaaacacgtagagtatttaatcattaaaaaatacctAACCTATTTAATTGTGGTATGATGGCATCAGTTGAGTGGctgaaaaatgctgtttttactttggaaagccaTGCTCGAACTGGTAACAGTACAACAtcaatttaccttttttttttttttttaaatcactacacgaagtacaaaataaacacaaatcaccggttaataaacagtaatcagggaaaaattattttgtaatacactttaatgcaaaacaaaaatgaatccaattagttgattaattaattgaataatcgatagattaatcgattctaaaaatattcgctcGTGACTGCACTACTACGAAGCCACGTGGTTGCTTACCTGAACATTCCACAGCCATAGCTCAGAGCAGTCATCGGGTCCGCAGGCGATCAAGTAAGTGTCGTCGGGGCTCCAGGCCAGGTAGGAGACCCCGTACGCGTGACCCTCCAGAGTCCGCAGCAGCTTCAGCTGGTGGCTCTCCTGCACAACggcatcacaaaaaaaagtaaaatattgtaCACCAAATAGAGTGTTCTCTGCTCTCCTTGCTTTGCCATTTGCGCCCCTCTAACATCTATGCTAGCTTCGGTTAGCTTTTCACATAATATGTtcacattaagctagcagactttcatGAAATGACATTATATGGCTTGATTAAACATTTTGGCGTTTACATATACAATGTTTAATTCCCCTTTGTTTCATGTCTCAGTTTTGTGGAAAAATTCAACTGGCTGTGCCAAGTAACTTGAAAGAAACACAAACTGCCTCTTATTTGTAGAACAGGACAAGCGAAAAAGTTTGAGATCGCTGCATAATAAAATGATCAAATACAGTTGGCCAAACGGATCAAATTCGGCATGTTTGCATACGCACCGGGTCCACCTGCCAAATGATGACGGTGGTGTCTTTGGAGCCGGTGGCCAGCTTGGTGCCGTCGTTTGAGAACTTGCAGAACCACACTTCGTTACAGTGCTCGGTCAAAATCTGCTGGGTGTAACATGGGAACTGCTTCCTGTGGTGGAACAaagacagggaaaaaaaattacaataactaAAGGTGGCGAAAGTAAGCACAgaagaaaatcacattttatttatttatatatatttcgcctcttacttggaaagcctgtactgggggaattccagtcgcaatgcagcagacatgtccatgtcaaaatttagcagtaataaatttaataagaatAATGCATACATTTATGGAGACTTGGGTCaagctgtattttacaattttaaaaatgtgcagaaattcacaaggtacttcatgttaaagattagatactgtagctcttaatatgaaaagaaaaatgcactgagctgtcactaatgtcttacaaatggaaTTATGCCAACTAGGGGCAGAAATATGACCTtaacacaaattaatatcacactcgctttttacagtacattacatctttttaattttaacttaattttatgtactatgaaattactgtatcaatgactaaaagatgcaaccatatttctattaatttagctttatttccacttttatgttaagattAATTTTACTGTAAAGAAaacagaacagatataaaaattgcaattaatcatgagttaactattgaagtcatgggaataattacgattaaaaattgtaatcacctgacacctctAATGTATGTTAGGGATgtaataagggcaatatcatgatattaaaactgccacaatatcgtcagtcatgttcacgatatttaaaaggaacgcatctgttaaaaaaaaaaaaaaaacagtcatttgtcatttgtgcagtccgagcaccctctggtggctagtttttagtgcaattaattttcattagggatgttttggcccttctatgttttaaaatgtacgctaattgtcagatgaaggggaacgtaattaaTATgtctgtgaaccgagtcaatatgtggaggaactcaatgtgtgcgtgcattaaaaaGTAAGCGTCTCAATATTATTAGACATTGTAGATGGTTATATGCAttaatgttatgtacaaaaggtattagcttttttttttttttttttttttttttacaatactgagacctttttttaaatattgccaacctccccacaataacgtgataattttttaattatcgtattgtgagcttcctatcgtgataatatcgtattgtgatgtttggatatcattacatccctaatgaatataagtttttttttttgttttcaattctcaATTTAAGACTAAAAGAAAGAACGCTCCACGACCTGCTGCAAACGTGATCGATGAGCAGCGACACCGAGTCCAGGCTGCTGTCCAGCTTGGTGTTGTGATAGAGGCAGCGGTCCCTCTGCAGCTCCACCGCCTGTCGCAAAAGGTTCTGTAGCCGCCGCGGGGGCAACATCACGGACGGCGGCAGGTACGCTACAGTTGGGAGATAAAACACCAGAGCGGCTGTTGGTGGCCTGGCCGGGACCCGGGAACGAGACAAAAGCGTCTCCCTCACTTTGCAGTTTGTCCAGCAGCCGGCAGCGGGAGGCCGTGCCTTTGCCCTCCCACTCCGCCTTGGCCCTTAGATCCTCAGCATGGCTGCACATGAGATACCTGCCGGAAAACGCCAGAAAATAAACAATGGCGGCAATTATAAACATATATAACATAATAATTTAGCACTAAAGAATGGCAGACCCGCTGAGCACGTGGATGCGGTCCGTGTTGTACTTGAGCGGTGTCAGCTCCCCGCGGAGCACCTGCAGAGCCTCCAGGACTTTGCCGTCTTCCAGGTACTCCAAATATTTCTGCTGCAGCAGCAAGAACTTCATAcgctaaacacacacacacacacaaaaataaaaaaaataaaaataaataaaaacaattgaaaagTCTTAATTCAACTctttggtttttttccccccattctaCTGTTGTAATCTAATAGAAAACTAGAAACTATTCAAATTGTGTGATTCAATCAAGTAGCCTAAATAAAGAGGCAGTTGGCCAAACGTGACCATGACAGAGCCACAATCCAACTGACATAAAGAGTAtgttattaactaatttgcgcccaaaaacgtataaatacattatattttaaatattaagtgtcccgaagacgtatttatgcatttttatgttgttgtttttttgtgctagagcattcagaaggctttgatgcagcctctgaactaaaGAGAACGGGTGAatcaatggtagtaattacaaaaatggcaagcaggtgacagcagagtataagaaatcaaccagggccatggtgCAAAAAGCTCCTTTCCCCAACTGTtttaaaagatttgtgaataatgattaaacttagctctatgctaatgctaattgctgcaaaacgtaaacaaatagaattatactttttttcagatgaaagaagagactcgaatctttcttttggtatgttccatgttttatagcaatagagcacaatattctgtgggccttccaaaatcagtcaaaatccagtaaaacagccgggagcgaagggggttgctcagTGAAAGTGGCTgggagtcaaagagttaatatgtgACCGGCTCTGGCAAAAAGGTCCACATgtggaaagggaaaaaaaaaataaacactcaaaattgagatattgctatatttgaattctgcacttaattccctttaaaatgatatgtaatacatggatgtagctCAAAAATTGATAAAGCTatagcagttttaatgttggaaggttgaaattGCTAGTTTTGAGTAAAAGGGCTTTTTTGGTACTTGCatttttcaaatgtccatagcaaccagtaccttaggaaaaagatatgaacctgaaattttcagaaactgttaaaacatcagtggaaagtcaattccaatagcaggcaaggtcatcgaccgagatttgaaccctttaaacgttttggaagtttgacctctcaagagttgaaatcagcctcaactttgaagatcacttTCAGCTTACAATTTATCTTCTAAGGCATCAGCTAAAGTTTGCTTAtattattgttgctccttgtggtattttcgtGCATAAATGAGGTTATATTACtccagtgggaaatttgatttcataattttgtgtcaattaaaagattatttgtcatttgatgtggcctgtgaaaagtgctttacTGATAACTTAACATTGATGTGATTTCTCAATtgcttttgaaaatgaataaaaggaaaatgtctgtttgttttttttgtattgttttgttttgtcccaccacccccaccccaagtAAGACACGAGGGACACTAATTATTGTACAGTATTTAGAAATCAATATAGCCTGTGAGCATTTCGGGGCGGGGTGTCATACTGTGACTCTTTTGAGaggaccatttttcatcttgaagttaaatatttcatagctcatttttatgttcatgtcatcccatttaaaagagcataaagtgaaaatgtaTGGCGATATTTGCGACGTATGCAGgcagacttttttatttttattttttttttacgcatcgAAGAAGCAGCGTGTCCGGCGTCGTATGAAATAGACAACATCGACAAGCAATCAAACCATTACATTAGTATTTAcgatacattattacattagtctacattgcatacaaggcactggtgcatgtcacaacttttaattcCCGACGCGGTCTGAATGAAAGAGCAGTATAGTCTGTTTCGTGGGGGTATCGCGGCTGCATCGCTCTCTAGAGTTCGACATGGTTTATAAAGTGTGGGAATGtagtaatttgaattaaaagtagacaTTGATTCATTAAGAAAACGATCCTGGAGAATATCTCTGTTTGTTTGGATTACAATTCGCCAGTAACCAGACCGATGACAACATAGCTTCTGCTCCATTACGTAGGATGACTGTTCACGTTCGTGCTGAATTGTGTTTTTcgacttttttttggttgctatgttcatccacccatccatccattagcagatTCAGTTATCCTCACAATATATAAATCAGTAGTGAATTACATCTAAGGCTAGGAAATTcgagttgtttttaaaaaggtgcgcAAGACGCAGTACTAGCTAGCAGCTCGGCTAAAAACACGCCCCCTAGTtacgaggcatactgtctaataattgcttattttccatatacttctattacaattttgacttttgtgctgcttggaaatgaaactagagacctcaaggaggaTATTTGtcgagaaatctcaaaatggacaaaaaatgtccaactgtctaatatcgcCCATATCTCTAGATTGAGCCTGCCGACATGCGGACACAGGACCATTTTGCCGGAGCGGGTCACATATAGTTAAAGAGCTGAAGTTTGAATTGCAGAATATTTCATTACCACAGtgaaaatggttaaaaaaaagaaataaaaaagtgaTGTTAACACAAAACTGCCAGCATGAGGCTTTTGGGGGACATTTTTTAGGTCCTGTAAATGACATTTCACCAATCGAGAAAAGTATTCGGACAAGCCATTATCATGTCAGTATATGGAAATACAATCtggaagcaacaacaaaaatgaacttTCCGTGAGTCCTTCTAGAAGCACCAGAGGACATTCATGGATCCCCGGTTCAGGTTTGCGAAAAGGGCCACTTACCACAATGGCGTTGGGCGAATGCATCAGTGCTCTCAGTTCATTGAGATCATTCTCAGCCTGGACCAAAACAAAAGGAATAATGCTGAGCGCAGCAGTTTCTACAGTCACACTGACACGGTGGACAAGGGGCGGGGATGACACCGCTGCTTTACGAGCGCTGTAAATACATGTATTTCTAATTGGAGAAAAACATAACctttattttcacgactatagaTTTTGAGTCAGGAAGAAGAATGAGGCCAATTTTACATCTGCTGGTGGAAGGTGGAAACAGTAGAAGTAGAAGCACTTAACATCACCAGTTACCATCAGTACTGTTTTTCAAACAGAATTGTATTTTATGACAGAACAATACGTTTAACACATACACTGATAAAAAGACACTTTGATCATAGCCAAGGCAGAATGAATGTACTGGCATCTTTattcaggtgtacctaatgttgttaGCCTAACAACTTAGGCCCCTCCTCCGACTAACGTGGTCATCACCGGCAAACTGACCTTGTCCCACTCGCCCTCCATGACATGGTTGCGGAACTTGCTGGCCGACGTGTGCTCCAGTCTGCAGCCCGACTCCTGCATCAGTAGGTCCACCGTCTGACTGCAGCCACCAAACACGCACGGAGAAAGGGAGTGAATACACAAAATGAGGCAGACGtctagaggaaaaaaacaaaacaaaacaaacaacaacacaaacactATCCTCCCCCATTAATGTGATGTATGCACCATTATTCACAGTAATGATTTCAACACAGACTATTCACGTGTAGCCGAATTGCCACTTCAGGGCATCTGAGCTGAGGTAATGAAGGTTAGGGATAGCCTTCAGTGTGATGACATCATGCTAAGGTTACAATGCAGCATTTCGAGCTGAAATGTTACAATGGCACGGCAATGGCCAGCAGCGGTCGTTGAGTCATGATGAAGTTCTGTTCCTACGGCGATGACATAACCCAAAATCGTACTCAAGTTTGAAGGTGACGTAGTCTATCACACTCACCTGTGGTACAAACAAGTGAAGTCATAATTACAGAAATTGTTGTGTGAGAAACACAAACGTGTGGATTCAGTTGCGAGCCTTGTAGAACACCACCTGTTTCTGGCTACAAGTTCCATTGTATATGTgttattttagtcattttattCCTGGGTGGTGGGGGATTTCTAGTTCGAATCACAATGAATTACCAAATGATGATTTTGCACCGTTTTTAAACCTTAGAGCAACTTCTTGAGTCCCGATTAATGCGAATGGCTAACAGCTATAGAAACACTTCTGAAATAAATTTGCTTAAATTACCTCTATTTATAATAGTGTGTTACTATGAATAATTAATGACATTAATTTTTGTGAAGACTGATACTATTAATGATTTCATTTCACATAATAGTAGGAAACAGATAACtggtaactcaattttatttctatacttctCTGCCAGTGTTCACATTTTCAGTGATCACTTGTACAccattcctagaaaatcacaatgtggTGCGCTATTTTGAGAACAGGCTGGAGAGCCACTCACAGTGACACATTAAGAAATATCAGGTTTAGTGCTATTTTAAGTGAGCTACTCGAGTAGATTTCTAAGTCAGAAAAGTATTTAGCCAATATCCAGTTTAaaggtccatgtactagtatgTTCATTGTCCTCATTTGTAGGACAACTTTGGCATACTCGTAAGGTCAAGTACAGGTTAATAGTGAGGCAAAACTTGTGAACATTTTGGTGCCACTAGTGGGGCCCAGAAGGCTAATTGTATCTTGCTAGTTGGGCCTAATGGTGGGGGCAATTTACTACTAATCAGCCAAAAGTGGCATGGGTAGTGAATTGTTTTACTAGGTGAGGACAAAGAGTGTACTAGTAAATGGACCCTAAGATGGAGAGTAACGAAATGTAATAAATGCTCAGCTTTTGTGCCTATTTTTGGGTAGAATTCGACATTAATAGGTAGAATAACATTGCAGTCGAGCTGCCTCAGAAATGTGACATTGTCACTAGTGACAGCCAAAATGGAGGAAAACCacaaccctttaaaaaaaaaaaaaaggaaaaaaaaaaaggtccgatTGTATAATTATCTTCTCATTTTTGGAACATTGTTAAAACGTTACCGACGAGAGACGATGTAATGCACTCCAGTGAGGAAAATCGCTAAAGAtcgtgttaaaaaacaaaaaaacaaaaacataaaacaacaaagGTGTTTTTATGACAAGTGTTGCTGCTTTTGGCGTGTACAGCTGAGAGCAGACTGGcgctagttagcatgctaaatggCTAAAGTGTTATTGTGCAAGATGGACCCCCTTCCCTTCTTCTTGCCTTCTTTGAGGAGAGCGAACCAGCGAAACATTTGGACCCATCCCCCCATGTTTGTGCCTGTCAAGGCGCACGAACAGCACTTCAACCAGCTGCTATGTCGCACTTTTACAAACCTAACAACACGACAATATCATCGTAaacaacttacttgagccccaGTCCGTGAAGATGTTGTCCTATGAGCCGGATGACATCTTCCTCCGCCTGCGACaaccgcttcttcttcttcagcgagCCCACCTCGGAGCCCGAAGAGGCCGCGGCAGAAGTCCCGCAAGCGGTGGAGGTGGACGAGGAGCCGTTGCTGGTGCCCACGCCGTTGCCGTTGTCCGCGTTGGAGAGAAGCAGCCCGTTGGAGTGCGCCCCACCACCGCCACCGCAGCCACCACTATCCGCTGCCGACGACGACTCGCCGTTCTGCGCGGCGCCGAGGCAGGAAAGCTCGGCCGATTCTTGCCCCGCTCCGTTCGCCtgcatgctgctgctgctgctcaagAGGCCGACGGCACTGCGGTTAAAGTGGATGGTCGATGTGGCTCCGAATCCCAAGACAACTCCGGCAAGGCCTGGCACAACCGCTGAAGCCCCGGGCTCTCCTGCTCCCTCCGCCGCCGAGGCTCGGTGCTTCTTCCGCGGGGGCGGCGACGCTCCGCCGGTGTCCGAgtcggaggaggaggaagcggaG
This genomic interval carries:
- the wdr26b gene encoding WD repeat-containing protein 26 codes for the protein MQANGAGQESAELSCLGAAQNGESSSAADSGGCGGGGGAHSNGLLLSNADNGNGVGTSNGSSSTSTACGTSAAASSGSEVGSLKKKKRLSQAEEDVIRLIGQHLHGLGLNQTVDLLMQESGCRLEHTSASKFRNHVMEGEWDKAENDLNELRALMHSPNAIVRMKFLLLQQKYLEYLEDGKVLEALQVLRGELTPLKYNTDRIHVLSGYLMCSHAEDLRAKAEWEGKGTASRCRLLDKLQTYLPPSVMLPPRRLQNLLRQAVELQRDRCLYHNTKLDSSLDSVSLLIDHVCSRKQFPCYTQQILTEHCNEVWFCKFSNDGTKLATGSKDTTVIIWQVDPESHQLKLLRTLEGHAYGVSYLAWSPDDTYLIACGPDDCSELWLWNVQTGELRTKMSQSHEDSLTSVAWNPDGKRFVTGGQRGQFYQCDLDGNLLDSWEGVRVQCLWCLSDGRTVLASDTHQRIRGYNFEDLADRNIVQEDHPIMSFTVSKNGRLAVLNVATQGVHLWDLQDQVLVRKYQGVTQGFYTIHSCFGGHNEDFIASGSEDHKVYIWHRRGELPIAELTGHTRTVNCVSWNPTIPGLMASASDDGTVRIWGPAPFLDSQEADALNENCSNMDS